The genomic DNA AGCAAACATGTATTACTGCTGCTGCTGTCATCGCTATGTGAATGTGACATCTCCTTCGGAAACGCCAAGGCGACGACAAGGCTAAAGCAGTTTGCTCGACCGTGTGCCCGTGGAGAACGCGTTTCTCTAGTAAAGATGCTGTTCGCCACGAGGCAGATCCTGAACATCGACAGGCAAAAAGTTGAAGGTGGAGTTCATGGCTGACAGTTGTTAGCCATGGATCACCACTCATAAAAAGCGATCTCTTCGTGAAATTGGGCCATCGAGCGGAACATTCTTTCGACCGCTTCAATCCTGACCACCGAGCAGTTCAAGAATTCATCTGAACTTACAGCTCGGGGCGAGCAGTCTATGCAGTCATGAAAGTGACATCCCCGGCACGACAATCGTAAAAAATGCTCTGAATTGTCGATTTCCATGAAATCTTCCAGCAGGTTGGACGCGCTGTGTCCTACCTGGAGTGATCCATCTATTAGTATTCACTTCATAGTGACGACGATCAAAGCCAGGAGGGGGTGTCGAGAGAAGGAGTTGCGAATAATGTACGAGCAGGACGAAATGATGTGAATAGGGCTCAGTCAGTCAATCTCTCCTCCCACGTTCGCCCATGGTTACTACTGAAGAACTTGTGTGGTCCCTCTCCTGGATGGACACTGAGTGAACTTTCAGAGGAACTCGGTGTCAGTCAAAAAACAGTTCGCCGGGATCTTGCACAACTGCAAAAATCCGGTTTTCCCATTCAGCAGACTGTCGGGACTCATGGACGCAAAACGTGGACCTGTCACAGTGACCAGATGCTTTCCAAACTCAACTTGACGTTTGAAGAAGCGGCAGCACTTTACCTTGGTCGACAGTTTTTAGAACCGATGGCAGGCACGGTTTTCTTCAAGGCTGCACATACTGCATTTCGAAAGATCCGCACCGCACTCACGAAGGAGACTCGGCAGTACCTGGAACAATTCTCCTCCATGTTCCATCAAACCCGATTAGGGTCGAGCGACTATCGTGAACGTGGCGAAATCATCGATACACTGATGATCGCCATTGAGGATCAGCAGGTGACTCGCCTCTTGTACTTTTCAATGAATTCCAAGACCCCGAAAGAGGTGGTCCTGCACCCATATGGGCTGGCCTACCATCGAAGCTCGCTCTATCTCGTCGCGTTCGTTCTAAAATATCACGAAATCCGCCATTACAAAATTGCTCGCATTCACGACATCGAAATGTCTTCGGAGCAATTCGACAAGCCGGATGAGTTCACTCTTCACGAGCACCTGAGAACCGCATTCGGCGTCTATCAGGGGAGCGAAAAGCAGTACCACATCTCTGTCCGGTTTTCTGCGGAAGTCGCCCGTTACGTTCAGGAACATCACTGGCATGAAACTCAGACTCTCACGCCACAACCTGATGGAACCCTCCTCTTGGAGTTGCAGCTCTCCGCATTGGAAGAATTCAAATCCTGGATTCTCAGCTTCGGAGCCGAGGCGACTGTCGAGGAACCAGTAGAACTACGTCAAATGGTTCTCCAGGACCTTCAAAACTCGCTGAAAAAGTATGCGGCACATGCGACGCCCAAACAAGGTGGCAACACGAATTAAAAGCGAATGAAATCCTTTCTGGGAATTCTGTGGCCCCTGATGAGATAAAAGCAGCTTGGGCCCAAAAGTCTCGCCCCACAATCTTCATCCACTGGATCAGCATTTTTTTGCGGGCGGAATATCGTTTTATTTTTACAGTATCGCTTCTAAAACAGGAGAAACGGATGGGCCAGCACTTCAGAGTTCGTCGCTGGTACGACAACGAGGACGCGCGTCAGGACGCATTCTTAGAGGCCTTTGGTCAGACCGGCATCGAGAATTTGGAGTCGGTCATTACCTATCGTTCAAAGTGGCGTCTTATTGACGCACAGCGCCGACATGAACGTGAAGTTGACCCAGTCCGCCGATACGATTTATGGGCTCGTCGGGATCGAATGCAGGAAATGGACCCGGCTCTGCACAGCGCGAGGAATGAGACGTCATCAATCATCAGCCAAGTCGTCACCAGTCTGCCGTTGACGCAGCAGCGAGTTGTCAGGCTCCACTACTGGGCAGACCTCTCTCCCCAAGAGATCGCCAAGCAACTCTCAATCACGCCCCAGGCAGTCAGGCAATGTCTGCGTCGTGCGTGCCAAGGTCTGCAGGCAAACACACTGGTTCGCTCACTCCAAGGGTGACAAACAATTCGCAAGAACAGGATCAACCACAGGCCAAAGCGTGCACTTCAAAATACAGGTCCGGAAGATGCTCTGAGCGATGGCTATTGCTGTCCTACTTATAAGTTTTGAACTCCCCAGCCTTGTAACGGGCCCAGTATTCCATGAGGTCTTTGCGGACTTTGGGCGAGAGGAGAACGACGCCGAGAATGTTCGGGAAGGCCATCCCGAGGATCATCATGTCAGAGAAATCGAGGACACTTCCCAGATTTACAATTGTTCCTATGAAGACTGCGATGACTGCCAGAATTTTGTACAGGAATGTGCTGCGTGCTCCGAAGAGAGTTTCCCAGGCTTTTTCTCCGTAGTAACTCCACGAGATGATTGTTGAGTAGGCAAAGAGTGTGACTGCAATACTGAGAAGGATTGGGAACCATGAAATTTCTTCCTGGAAGGCTCTGGAAGTGAGCGCGGCACCTTCTAATCCTTGCTCGACAATCCATTCATTATTGTCCCAGGCCCCGGTGATCAGAATGACTAGAGCAGTCATCGAGCAGACGACGATGGTATCGATGAATGGCCCCAGCAAGGCGACACAACCTTCGCGAATCGGTTCTTCCGTTCTCGCGGCACTATGAGCGATTGCAGCACTTCCGGCCCCAGCTTCATTACTGAATGCCGCTCGTTGCACACCAACCACGAGAACACCGACGATCCCTCCACCCATCGCAGATCCGGTGAAGGCTTCCGTGAAAATTTGTGCGACCAAGGAAGGGACCTGAGAAATGTGAGTGAGGATAATGTACAGGCAGGCGAGAGAGTACATGATGCACATCGACGGGACAATTTTTGAGGCTGCTGCTCCGATGCGTTTGATTCCCCCGATAATCACTGCACCAACCAAAGCGGCCAGGATAATTCCATAAATGATTTTGAAACGCTTTTCGAAGGCTGAGATGTCTGTGACGAGGGTCTCTTTCTTCTTCTGCAACGTGAGCATTTCGTCGATGTTCTCGACTTTGGCGGCGTCTTTGATTTCATCATTCAGGTCGGACACTTGCTGAAGCCGTCCTTGTTGGAACATTTGCAGCATGGCTGAACCGGACTGATTCGCCTGAAGCATATTTCCGCCGCCGAAACTTGCCAGGACACACATCACAGCAAAAACAATTGAGAGCACGCCACCGAGCAACCCGAGTT from Thalassoglobus polymorphus includes the following:
- a CDS encoding helix-turn-helix transcriptional regulator is translated as MNRAQSVNLSSHVRPWLLLKNLCGPSPGWTLSELSEELGVSQKTVRRDLAQLQKSGFPIQQTVGTHGRKTWTCHSDQMLSKLNLTFEEAAALYLGRQFLEPMAGTVFFKAAHTAFRKIRTALTKETRQYLEQFSSMFHQTRLGSSDYRERGEIIDTLMIAIEDQQVTRLLYFSMNSKTPKEVVLHPYGLAYHRSSLYLVAFVLKYHEIRHYKIARIHDIEMSSEQFDKPDEFTLHEHLRTAFGVYQGSEKQYHISVRFSAEVARYVQEHHWHETQTLTPQPDGTLLLELQLSALEEFKSWILSFGAEATVEEPVELRQMVLQDLQNSLKKYAAHATPKQGGNTN
- a CDS encoding sigma-70 family RNA polymerase sigma factor, with protein sequence MGQHFRVRRWYDNEDARQDAFLEAFGQTGIENLESVITYRSKWRLIDAQRRHEREVDPVRRYDLWARRDRMQEMDPALHSARNETSSIISQVVTSLPLTQQRVVRLHYWADLSPQEIAKQLSITPQAVRQCLRRACQGLQANTLVRSLQG
- a CDS encoding alanine/glycine:cation symporter family protein, with the translated sequence MAFHPCLRIVVLLLLTVCIEQPGFSQEASPPGTQSDSTATLPVVQEDAPVLNPYQKVDAVFKEAVSLMEMVLFYRVGRSEREYIVFERNSVYQRERGSDANFVNIVSDDPGQPAVLTDEQVQVLAAQGKLVDGQVKPYQLGTINGKPVEYVTVKLDSPDGTVKYGDKFAWKSSIGEYRILQKKRNLPGELTVSQSTVDDWDRQGFLKTTSKPKEGQPAYLLSEPVGGIPIVVGWLALGGLFFTLFMRGFNFWGFRHALNIVRGKYDNPKETGEVTHFQALASALSATIGLGNIAGVTIAMTLGGPGAFFWMLLSGFLGMCSKFTECTLGQKYRYVKPDGTVLGGPMRYLKVGLAEMKLGLLGGVLSIVFAVMCVLASFGGGNMLQANQSGSAMLQMFQQGRLQQVSDLNDEIKDAAKVENIDEMLTLQKKKETLVTDISAFEKRFKIIYGIILAALVGAVIIGGIKRIGAAASKIVPSMCIMYSLACLYIILTHISQVPSLVAQIFTEAFTGSAMGGGIVGVLVVGVQRAAFSNEAGAGSAAIAHSAARTEEPIREGCVALLGPFIDTIVVCSMTALVILITGAWDNNEWIVEQGLEGAALTSRAFQEEISWFPILLSIAVTLFAYSTIISWSYYGEKAWETLFGARSTFLYKILAVIAVFIGTIVNLGSVLDFSDMMILGMAFPNILGVVLLSPKVRKDLMEYWARYKAGEFKTYK